A genomic stretch from Limnohabitans sp. includes:
- a CDS encoding DUF3422 family protein, translating to MNEITSRFLPQEHAQRRELHNEVHARPPAHVRLPALIVYAALLNEGVSREQEWAHLRLLPGHAELELDRLQGNFLRLRCDHFTVKWERHTEFTRYSIVQNLPAHAQWGAQLPELASHVAVGTEWLRGLPGQTMAAIQLGMLSVDMSLPDLMVQAQSWLGPGTILASRMGNTAEGLSHSCILTHFQIGDDGFERMLVLAPPDTSEARAGRISQRLLELETYRLMALRGLPVAKNLSAMLSSAEGQLADITGLLERKGESDQALLDLLVSLAARIERATAEHGFRFSATSAYDTLVSQRLAELRERPISGIQTLGEFMQRRLSPAMATVMATEKRLASLAERVSRTSALLRTRVDIATETQNQVLLEKLTRGQELQLRLQVTVEGLSMAAISYYVVSLLLYAFKGLKAYGLPFNPEMAVALMLPLVLWSVWRSRQKIQEKLHGSDT from the coding sequence ATGAACGAAATCACTTCCCGTTTTTTGCCGCAAGAACACGCCCAGCGGCGTGAGTTGCACAATGAGGTCCACGCCCGACCACCTGCTCATGTCAGGTTGCCGGCGCTGATCGTGTATGCGGCTTTGCTCAATGAGGGGGTTTCGCGTGAGCAGGAGTGGGCCCACCTGCGGCTGTTACCCGGCCATGCCGAATTGGAGCTGGATCGTTTGCAGGGCAATTTCTTGCGTTTGCGTTGTGACCATTTCACTGTGAAGTGGGAGCGTCACACCGAGTTCACCCGCTATTCGATTGTCCAGAACCTGCCCGCCCATGCGCAATGGGGCGCACAGTTGCCTGAGCTGGCGTCGCATGTGGCCGTGGGTACCGAATGGTTGCGGGGTTTGCCGGGTCAAACCATGGCGGCCATTCAGTTGGGCATGTTGTCAGTTGACATGTCTTTGCCCGACCTGATGGTCCAAGCCCAAAGCTGGTTGGGGCCTGGAACGATTTTGGCCTCCCGCATGGGCAACACTGCTGAGGGTTTGTCACACTCGTGCATCCTGACCCATTTCCAGATCGGCGATGATGGTTTTGAGCGCATGCTGGTGTTGGCACCACCTGATACCTCCGAGGCAAGGGCAGGCCGAATATCGCAGCGACTGCTGGAGCTGGAGACCTACCGATTGATGGCTTTGCGCGGCTTGCCCGTGGCCAAAAACCTTTCTGCCATGTTGTCTTCCGCTGAGGGGCAGTTGGCCGACATCACGGGCTTATTGGAGCGCAAGGGTGAAAGCGATCAGGCCTTGCTGGATTTGCTGGTGTCTTTGGCGGCCCGCATCGAACGTGCAACGGCTGAGCATGGGTTCAGATTTTCTGCGACAAGCGCCTATGACACACTGGTCAGCCAGCGCCTGGCGGAGTTGCGAGAGCGGCCGATTTCGGGGATTCAAACGCTGGGTGAATTCATGCAGCGGCGTTTGTCACCGGCCATGGCCACCGTGATGGCCACCGAAAAACGCTTGGCATCTTTGGCCGAGCGGGTCTCGCGCACCAGTGCCTTGTTGCGCACCCGTGTGGACATTGCCACTGAAACGCAAAACCAAGTCTTGCTTGAAAAACTGACTCGCGGTCAAGAGCTGCAACTGCGCCTGCAAGTGACGGTGGAGGGCCTGTCGATGGCCGCCATCTCTTATTACGTGGTCAGCCTGCTTCTTTATGCCTTCAAGGGCCTGAAGGCCTATGGTCTGCCCTTCAACCCTGAAATGGCCGTGGCTTTGATGCTGCCTTTGGTGTTGTGGAGCGTTTGGCGCAGCCGCCAAAAAATCCAAGAGAAACTGCACGGATCGGACACCTGA
- a CDS encoding C4-dicarboxylate ABC transporter → MNERPWAASTEHVGFAWFAMVMGLCGLSLAWARAADLLGAVALQVSKGLGWLAGGVLLLLLWATVWRCVHFAQAVLVDLRHPVRQVFVAAVPSSLVLLATVWVTHRGYSLWADALWMLGASGLLLITVAVMWRWLQHGLSPEHFWQGMTPAVFIPVVGNVLPALAGVTLGHPVWAAAQYGVAALLWPVALVLVLVRIGVVGLWPARMLPTTFITMAPPSVLALSGQQLGVPEVMMHMLWGLALFFSLVSLTMLRRCLQQPFGMPFWGMSFPLAASAALSVHLAVSQGMGQLAALGWLLTVSGAIGVLLLATCRDGLQGRLLVPEPPVQLAARSSEAP, encoded by the coding sequence ATGAATGAAAGACCTTGGGCTGCATCGACAGAGCATGTGGGCTTTGCCTGGTTTGCCATGGTCATGGGCCTGTGCGGTCTGTCGTTGGCATGGGCGCGCGCTGCGGACCTTTTGGGGGCAGTGGCCCTGCAGGTCTCAAAGGGTCTGGGCTGGCTGGCCGGGGGGGTTCTGCTGTTGCTGTTGTGGGCCACGGTCTGGCGTTGTGTGCACTTTGCGCAGGCGGTGCTGGTCGATTTGCGCCATCCTGTGCGTCAGGTCTTTGTGGCCGCTGTGCCCTCATCGTTGGTGCTCTTGGCCACGGTCTGGGTGACACATCGGGGCTACAGCCTTTGGGCCGATGCGCTTTGGATGTTGGGCGCTTCGGGTTTGTTGTTGATCACTGTGGCCGTCATGTGGCGTTGGCTGCAGCACGGTCTGTCTCCTGAGCATTTCTGGCAGGGCATGACGCCCGCCGTGTTCATTCCGGTGGTGGGCAATGTGTTGCCTGCTTTGGCGGGGGTGACGCTGGGCCATCCGGTCTGGGCGGCTGCGCAGTATGGTGTTGCAGCGCTGTTGTGGCCGGTGGCCCTGGTCTTGGTGCTGGTGCGCATTGGCGTGGTGGGCTTGTGGCCTGCACGCATGCTGCCCACCACGTTCATCACCATGGCACCGCCTTCAGTGTTGGCTTTGTCGGGTCAGCAATTGGGGGTGCCCGAGGTAATGATGCACATGCTTTGGGGCCTGGCGCTGTTCTTCTCACTGGTGTCTTTGACAATGCTCAGGCGTTGTTTGCAACAGCCCTTTGGCATGCCTTTTTGGGGCATGTCCTTTCCTTTGGCTGCTTCGGCTGCACTGTCCGTGCACCTGGCTGTCAGCCAGGGCATGGGGCAGCTTGCGGCCCTGGGGTGGTTGTTGACTGTGTCGGGGGCGATTGGCGTCCTGTTGTTGGCCACTTGCCGGGATGGGCTGCAGGGCCGTTTGCTGGTGCCTGAGCCGCCAGTGCAGTTGGCAGCCCGGTCGTCAGAGGCCCCCTGA
- the ssb gene encoding single-stranded DNA-binding protein, whose product MASVNKVIIVGNLGADPETRYLPSGDAVTSIRVATTDRYKDKVSGEMREATEWHSISFFAKLAEIAGQYLKKGSQVYVEGSLRTRKYTDKNGVEKYATDIRADTMQMLGSRQGMGGPADDGGGVRQSTSAARPAAAAAQRPASASKPAASSIDDMDDDIPF is encoded by the coding sequence ATGGCATCCGTCAACAAAGTCATCATCGTCGGCAACCTGGGAGCCGACCCCGAAACCCGCTATCTGCCCTCGGGTGATGCAGTCACCAGCATCCGCGTGGCCACCACCGACCGCTACAAGGACAAGGTCAGCGGAGAAATGCGCGAGGCCACCGAATGGCACAGCATCAGCTTTTTTGCCAAGCTGGCCGAAATCGCAGGCCAGTACCTGAAAAAAGGCAGTCAGGTTTATGTCGAGGGCAGTTTGCGGACCCGTAAATACACCGACAAAAACGGCGTGGAAAAGTACGCCACCGACATTCGCGCTGACACGATGCAGATGCTGGGCAGCCGTCAGGGTATGGGTGGCCCCGCCGATGACGGTGGCGGTGTCCGCCAGTCGACATCCGCTGCGCGACCTGCGGCTGCTGCTGCCCAGCGTCCGGCTTCTGCCTCCAAGCCTGCGGCCAGTAGCATCGACGACATGGACGACGACATTCCGTTCTAG
- a CDS encoding MFS transporter: protein MTPTEWRASASLAGIFALRMLGLFLVLPVFALEARRYPGGEDPLWLGLAMGIYGLTQGLLQLPFGMASDRFGRKRVIVLGLIVFAWGSFWAAAATDLTQLLIGRGLQGAGAVSAAVTALLADLTRDEVRTKAMALVGGSIGLMFALSLVVSPVLTAWIGFSGLFWLTGAMALLGVGVVIWGAPPAPPQALVQGRGRLSDVLAHADLMRLNLGVFVLHAVQLAMWLAVPALLVQAGLDKSRHWQVYLPAVLLSFLFLGVVFAMERRGHLKKVFLLCIGLIALVQVGLLMQSVGTPYLGVLALGLLVFFCGFNALEATQPSLASRIAPPAMRGTALGIYNTLQSLGFFVGGLAGGWLVKSWGSPALFLSCGVAMLIWLLLAWPMRAPGRAGPVGQST, encoded by the coding sequence ATGACGCCCACCGAGTGGCGTGCCAGTGCCTCTTTGGCAGGCATTTTTGCCTTGCGAATGTTGGGACTTTTTCTGGTTTTGCCGGTGTTTGCCCTGGAAGCACGCCGATACCCTGGGGGCGAAGACCCCCTTTGGCTGGGGCTGGCCATGGGTATTTATGGGCTGACGCAAGGCCTGTTGCAGTTGCCGTTTGGCATGGCATCGGACCGTTTCGGACGCAAGCGGGTGATTGTGCTGGGCTTGATCGTTTTTGCTTGGGGCAGTTTTTGGGCGGCTGCAGCCACCGATTTGACCCAGTTGCTCATCGGGCGCGGCCTGCAGGGGGCGGGGGCCGTGTCGGCGGCGGTCACGGCCTTGCTGGCCGACTTGACGCGCGACGAGGTACGCACCAAGGCCATGGCCCTGGTGGGTGGCAGCATCGGCCTGATGTTTGCGCTGTCATTGGTGGTGTCGCCTGTGCTGACGGCCTGGATCGGGTTTTCGGGTTTGTTCTGGTTGACCGGGGCGATGGCCCTGCTGGGCGTCGGCGTGGTTATTTGGGGGGCACCGCCCGCTCCGCCGCAAGCCTTGGTGCAAGGACGCGGACGGTTGTCCGATGTGCTGGCCCATGCCGATTTGATGCGTTTGAACTTGGGCGTGTTTGTGTTGCACGCCGTGCAGTTGGCCATGTGGCTGGCGGTGCCGGCTTTGTTGGTGCAGGCAGGTCTGGACAAGTCGCGGCATTGGCAGGTGTATTTGCCAGCGGTGTTGTTGTCGTTTTTGTTTCTGGGCGTGGTGTTTGCCATGGAGCGGCGTGGGCACCTGAAGAAAGTGTTTTTGCTTTGCATTGGCCTGATCGCCTTGGTGCAGGTGGGGTTGTTGATGCAGTCGGTGGGTACGCCATATCTGGGTGTTTTGGCGCTGGGTTTGCTGGTGTTTTTTTGCGGTTTTAATGCGCTGGAGGCGACTCAGCCCAGCCTGGCCTCGCGCATTGCACCCCCGGCCATGCGTGGAACGGCGCTGGGTATTTACAACACCCTTCAATCTTTGGGCTTCTTTGTGGGCGGTCTGGCGGGAGGCTGGCTGGTCAAGTCCTGGGGCAGCCCTGCACTGTTTTTGAGCTGTGGCGTGGCCATGCTGATTTGGTTGTTGTTGGCTTGGCCCATGCGGGCACCGGGCCGAGCTGGGCCTGTGGGGCAGTCCACCTGA
- the uvrA gene encoding excinuclease ABC subunit UvrA: MKLADPPLLPDEPEPARYLASALRQTHISVRGARTHNLKNIDLDIPRNQLVVITGLSGSGKSSLAFDTLYAEGQRRYVESLSTYARQFLQLMDKPDVDLIEGLSPAISIEQKATSHNPRSTVGTVTEIHDYLRLLFARAGTPYCPDHNLPLQAQTVSQMVDAVLALPEDTKLMILAPIAREKKGEFEKVFEQMQALGYVRFRINGQTVEVEDLPTLKKTEKHNIDVVVDRIKVRSEEDAKARDALLQRLAESFEAALHLAEHRAVALEMDTGKEHLFNAKFSCPVCTYSISELEPRLFSFNSPMGACPTCDGIGSMAFFDPERVVAFPSLSLASGAIKGWDRRNGFYFSMLESLAKHYQFDIEAPFEKLAPIHQKVLLHGSGEEEIKFSYTMESGASQGKKVSKKHPFEGIIPNMTRRYRETDSAVVREDLARYRNMQACTDCQGTRLNREARHVRIGEGAQARAIYDISHITLGESQQYFQGLTMHGAKAEIADKVVREIALRLKFLNDVGLNYLSLDRSADTLSGGESQRIRLASQIGSGLTGVMYVLDEPSIGLHQRDNDRLIGTLQHLRDIGNSVLVVEHDEDMIRVADHVIDMGPGAGVHGGRVMAQGTCADILAAPDSVTGQYMSGRKKIEIPKRHKPGKDFIEIVGASGNNLKNVNVKFPVGLLTCVTGVSGSGKSTLVNDTLYTAAAHQIHRAHDEAAVHEEIKGLEHFDKVINVDQSPIGRTPRSNPATYTGLFTHIRELMAEVPAARERGYGPGRFSFNVAGGRCEACQGDGMVKVEMHFLPDVYVPCDVCHGMRYNRETLEVQYKGQNIAQILNMTVEAAHQFFSAVPNIARKLQTLLDVGLTYIRLGQSATTLSGGEAQRVKLALELSKRDTGRTLYILDEPTTGLHFADIDLLLKVLHQLRNAGNTIVIIEHNLDVIKTADWLIDMGPEGGAGGGTVLGEGTPEQLAKNKASFTGHYLARLLC, from the coding sequence GTGAAACTTGCTGACCCCCCTCTCTTGCCTGACGAACCCGAACCCGCGCGGTATCTGGCCTCAGCGCTGCGGCAAACCCACATCAGCGTGCGCGGGGCCCGCACCCACAACCTGAAAAACATCGACCTCGACATCCCGCGCAACCAGCTGGTGGTGATCACCGGGCTGTCGGGTTCGGGCAAGTCGAGTCTGGCCTTTGACACGCTGTATGCCGAAGGCCAGCGCCGCTATGTGGAGAGCCTGTCGACCTATGCCCGGCAGTTTTTGCAACTCATGGACAAGCCCGATGTGGACCTGATCGAGGGCTTGTCGCCTGCCATTTCCATCGAGCAAAAAGCCACCAGCCACAACCCGCGCTCCACCGTGGGCACGGTGACCGAGATCCACGACTACCTGCGCTTGCTGTTTGCCCGCGCGGGCACGCCCTATTGCCCCGACCACAACCTGCCGCTGCAAGCGCAGACCGTCAGCCAGATGGTGGACGCCGTGCTGGCCCTGCCCGAAGACACCAAGCTCATGATCCTCGCGCCGATTGCGAGAGAGAAAAAAGGCGAGTTTGAAAAAGTCTTCGAGCAAATGCAGGCCTTGGGCTATGTGCGTTTTCGCATCAATGGTCAGACCGTTGAAGTGGAAGACCTGCCCACGCTGAAAAAAACCGAAAAACACAACATCGACGTGGTGGTGGACCGCATCAAGGTTCGGTCAGAAGAGGATGCCAAAGCGCGCGACGCCCTGCTCCAACGCCTGGCCGAAAGCTTTGAAGCCGCGCTGCACCTGGCCGAACACCGCGCCGTGGCACTCGAGATGGACACGGGCAAAGAGCACCTGTTCAACGCCAAGTTCTCATGCCCGGTGTGCACCTACTCGATCAGCGAGCTGGAACCACGCCTGTTCTCGTTCAACTCGCCCATGGGTGCTTGCCCCACCTGCGACGGCATTGGCAGCATGGCATTTTTTGACCCCGAACGGGTCGTCGCCTTCCCCTCGCTCAGCTTGGCCAGCGGCGCCATCAAGGGCTGGGACCGGCGCAACGGCTTTTATTTCAGCATGCTCGAAAGCCTGGCCAAGCATTACCAGTTCGACATCGAAGCGCCGTTTGAAAAACTCGCACCGATTCACCAAAAGGTGCTGCTACACGGCTCGGGCGAGGAAGAAATCAAGTTCAGCTACACGATGGAATCCGGCGCATCGCAAGGCAAAAAAGTCAGCAAGAAGCACCCGTTTGAAGGGATCATTCCCAACATGACGCGCCGCTACCGCGAGACCGACTCGGCCGTGGTGCGCGAAGACTTGGCGCGTTACCGCAACATGCAGGCCTGCACCGATTGCCAAGGCACGCGCCTCAATCGCGAGGCGCGCCATGTGCGCATTGGCGAAGGCGCGCAAGCCCGCGCCATTTACGACATCAGCCACATCACCCTGGGCGAGTCGCAACAATACTTTCAGGGCCTGACCATGCACGGGGCCAAGGCCGAGATCGCCGACAAAGTGGTGCGCGAAATCGCGCTGCGCCTGAAGTTCCTCAACGACGTGGGCCTCAATTATTTGAGCTTGGACCGCAGCGCCGACACCTTGTCGGGCGGCGAGTCCCAACGCATTCGACTGGCCAGCCAGATCGGCTCGGGGCTCACGGGCGTGATGTACGTGCTGGACGAGCCCAGCATCGGATTGCACCAGCGCGACAACGACCGCCTGATCGGCACGCTGCAACACCTGCGCGACATCGGCAACAGCGTGCTGGTGGTCGAGCACGACGAAGACATGATCCGCGTGGCCGACCATGTGATCGACATGGGGCCGGGCGCGGGCGTGCACGGCGGGCGCGTGATGGCGCAAGGCACCTGCGCCGACATCCTGGCCGCACCCGATTCGGTCACGGGCCAGTACATGTCGGGCCGCAAGAAGATCGAAATCCCCAAGCGCCACAAACCGGGCAAGGACTTCATCGAGATCGTGGGCGCGTCCGGCAACAACCTGAAGAATGTGAACGTGAAGTTTCCTGTGGGCTTGCTGACCTGCGTGACCGGCGTGTCTGGTTCGGGCAAGTCCACCCTGGTCAACGACACGCTTTACACGGCAGCAGCACACCAAATCCACCGCGCCCACGACGAAGCCGCCGTGCACGAAGAGATCAAAGGCCTGGAGCATTTCGACAAAGTCATCAACGTCGACCAGTCCCCCATTGGCCGCACGCCGCGCAGCAACCCGGCCACCTACACCGGCTTGTTCACCCACATCCGCGAGTTGATGGCCGAGGTGCCCGCGGCCCGTGAGCGCGGCTATGGTCCAGGGCGCTTTTCCTTCAACGTGGCCGGCGGTCGCTGCGAAGCCTGCCAGGGCGACGGCATGGTGAAGGTGGAGATGCATTTTTTGCCCGATGTGTACGTGCCCTGCGACGTGTGCCACGGCATGCGCTACAACCGCGAAACACTCGAAGTCCAATACAAGGGCCAGAACATCGCGCAGATCCTGAACATGACGGTGGAAGCAGCGCACCAGTTCTTCAGCGCCGTGCCCAACATCGCGCGCAAGTTGCAGACCCTGCTGGATGTGGGCCTGACTTACATCCGCCTGGGCCAAAGCGCCACCACCCTCTCGGGCGGCGAGGCGCAACGCGTCAAGCTCGCGCTGGAACTGTCCAAGCGCGACACCGGCCGCACGCTGTACATATTGGACGAGCCCACCACCGGCCTGCACTTTGCCGACATCGACCTGCTGCTCAAAGTGCTGCACCAGCTGCGCAATGCGGGCAACACCATCGTCATCATCGAACACAACCTCGACGTCATCAAAACCGCCGACTGGCTGATCGACATGGGGCCCGAGGGTGGTGCGGGTGGCGGCACAGTGCTGGGCGAAGGCACGCCAGAGCAGCTGGCCAAAAACAAAGCCAGCTTCACGGGCCACTATTTGGCGCGTTTGCTCTGTTGA
- a CDS encoding glutathione S-transferase N-terminal domain-containing protein, with product MKTVIRTFFRTLRVVLGPVMLLKERLTQPTGTVREPAAQARVDQQCQSLALYQFSTCPFCIKVRQEMRRLSLPIEKRDAQHHTANRDALLQATGATQVPCLQITEADGQTRWLKDSAAIVAYLRERFA from the coding sequence ATGAAAACCGTGATCCGTACTTTCTTCCGAACCCTGCGCGTTGTGCTGGGCCCCGTCATGCTGCTCAAAGAGCGCCTGACCCAGCCCACTGGCACGGTGCGCGAACCAGCGGCGCAAGCCCGTGTGGACCAACAGTGCCAAAGCCTTGCGCTCTACCAGTTCAGCACCTGCCCTTTTTGCATCAAGGTGCGCCAGGAAATGCGCCGCCTGTCGCTACCGATTGAAAAGCGCGATGCGCAACACCACACCGCCAACCGCGACGCTTTGTTGCAAGCTACGGGCGCAACCCAAGTGCCGTGCCTGCAGATCACCGAAGCCGATGGTCAAACCCGTTGGCTGAAGGACTCGGCCGCGATCGTGGCGTATTTGCGCGAGCGCTTTGCCTGA
- a CDS encoding CYTH domain-containing protein, whose product METELKLSLSADELARLLAHPLLTQAGNTQRLLNTYFDTPDLALQQRRMAVRERLAGEQWLLTVKTAGQSHNGLSRRQEWEGPTTPGALQFDKLVDDAALAQNLMTLRPNLRALFCTDFERQRWVIAHGGAKIEVALDQGHIHVPGTDLSEPLLELELELLSGPEEALMALADVLRQTPQGSVMLMPSDASKAQRGMALWQRT is encoded by the coding sequence ATGGAAACCGAACTCAAACTCAGCCTGTCTGCGGACGAACTAGCGCGCCTGCTGGCCCACCCGCTGCTGACCCAAGCAGGCAACACACAACGCCTGCTCAACACCTATTTCGACACGCCCGACTTGGCCTTGCAACAGCGCCGCATGGCGGTGCGCGAGCGGCTGGCGGGTGAGCAATGGCTGCTGACCGTGAAGACCGCAGGCCAAAGCCACAACGGCCTGTCACGCAGGCAAGAGTGGGAAGGCCCAACGACGCCGGGAGCCTTGCAGTTCGACAAACTGGTGGATGACGCCGCGCTGGCGCAAAACCTGATGACGCTGCGCCCGAACTTGCGCGCCCTGTTTTGCACCGACTTCGAACGCCAACGCTGGGTGATTGCCCATGGAGGCGCAAAGATCGAAGTGGCGCTGGACCAAGGCCACATCCATGTGCCCGGCACCGACCTGAGCGAGCCGCTGCTGGAGCTGGAATTGGAACTGCTCAGTGGCCCGGAAGAGGCCCTCATGGCGCTGGCCGATGTGCTGCGCCAAACACCCCAAGGCTCTGTGATGCTGATGCCCAGCGATGCGAGCAAGGCGCAGCGGGGGATGGCGCTTTGGCAGCGAACTTGA
- a CDS encoding Txe/YoeB family addiction module toxin, whose protein sequence is MSRGIAFTSHAWGDYLYWQGQDKKTLKRINLLIDAARRDPFEGIGKPEPLLGNLSGYWSRRIDDVHRLVYAVDDVELTVIACRGHYQ, encoded by the coding sequence ATGAGCCGAGGGATTGCCTTCACCTCGCATGCTTGGGGTGATTACCTGTACTGGCAAGGACAGGACAAAAAGACACTTAAACGAATCAACCTGTTGATCGATGCCGCCAGGCGCGACCCCTTTGAAGGTATCGGTAAACCCGAGCCGTTGCTGGGCAATCTGTCAGGCTATTGGTCGCGTCGCATCGACGACGTGCATCGACTGGTCTACGCCGTGGACGATGTGGAGCTGACCGTGATTGCCTGTCGGGGGCATTACCAATAA
- a CDS encoding type II toxin-antitoxin system Phd/YefM family antitoxin, translated as MRIISYSEARNGLKSVLDGVEDDADITIITRRDGGDAVVMSMAHYQSMAETLYLLSSPANAAHLAASIAEHKAGKAKRRELITP; from the coding sequence ATGCGAATCATCAGTTATTCCGAAGCACGCAACGGGTTGAAATCTGTGCTGGACGGCGTGGAAGACGATGCCGACATCACCATCATCACCCGCAGAGATGGCGGTGATGCTGTGGTCATGTCCATGGCGCACTACCAGAGCATGGCCGAAACTCTGTACTTGCTTTCAAGTCCCGCCAACGCAGCGCACTTGGCAGCATCCATTGCCGAGCACAAAGCCGGCAAAGCCAAACGACGTGAACTGATCACCCCATGA
- a CDS encoding PaaI family thioesterase produces MSPLEMLQKINAMAEFNRWCGIEVTVAEPGFVEIQMPWRAEVGQYSGYLHAGLIGTLIDTACGFAAGTVAGPNLLAAHFSVNCLRPAVGQKFITRARVVKPGKAQVFTSCDLFAVDAEGEKLVANGQTLLTVVQAA; encoded by the coding sequence ATGAGTCCATTGGAGATGCTGCAAAAAATCAACGCCATGGCCGAATTCAACCGCTGGTGCGGCATTGAGGTGACGGTGGCCGAACCCGGATTTGTCGAAATCCAGATGCCCTGGCGTGCAGAAGTGGGGCAGTACTCAGGTTATTTGCATGCGGGTTTGATCGGCACATTGATCGACACCGCCTGCGGTTTTGCGGCCGGGACTGTGGCGGGGCCGAATTTGTTGGCTGCCCACTTTTCGGTCAACTGCTTGCGCCCCGCTGTGGGTCAAAAGTTCATTACCCGAGCGCGGGTGGTCAAACCCGGTAAAGCACAGGTGTTCACCAGCTGCGATTTGTTTGCGGTGGATGCAGAGGGCGAAAAGCTGGTGGCCAACGGACAGACTTTGCTGACGGTGGTTCAGGCTGCGTGA